The window ATTCGAGTTGTATGTTCCGGTCACAGAGAAATTGCTAAAACCGAACCCACGCAAAGATTTCATCCGTGGATGACACTAACCGAGCTTGCCGTGCCATCGGCTTAATGCAACGGAATTCATAAGATTGTACCACGCACCAATTAATTCGTACATCACATTGAATTAAAACTGACATAATAACCCGCATCACACATAATACCCAAAAATTACATTACGCGCTGGGAAATTACTCTACCCAGTAGTCATCCCCATCTTGACAATATTTAGACTAAAATTGGATTACTGAAGTTGTAACAATGATTATTTTCCAACTCAACCCCCAATGAGTCCTCAACCCGAGATCTCAATGGCCTTAACCTCTGGCTTCTTCTCTTCGACTTTTGGGATGGTGACGGTGAGCACCCCATTCTCCATGGAGGCCTTGACTTGGTCCATCCTCGCATTGTCGGGGAGCCGGAACCTCCTCAAGAACTTGCCAGAGCTGCGCTCGACCCTGTGCCAAGTATCATTCTTGTCCTCCTTGCTGACGTTCCTCTCCCCGCTGATAAGGAGAACTCGGTCATCCTCGACCTCCACCTTCACCTCCTCCTTCTTCAGCCCCGGTAGGTCCGCCTTGAACACATGCGCCTCCGGCGTCTCCTTCCAGTCAATCCTCGTGTTCACAAATGCCGAGTTCTCCCGGAAATTAGTTGAGAGGGAGTTGGAGTTGGGGAAAGGGAAGTCCTTGAAGGGGTCCCAGAGGTCGAGGGAGAAGGGGTCGAAGACGTTGCTCCTTTGCCCCGTGAACCAGCTCGGAATCAGCGACATTGTCGGATACTCAAAACTCGTACAGTGAGGAATATCGTGGTTAGCTTTGGATAACTCGCTGATGACGAATCACTCGATTGATTTGTAGGAGACACCCGCTTAGTCATTTATACACAGAGATAGAGTTTTCTAGGAGTTTCTCGTGTTTCCGGACCAACCGCCGACATTAATCTAAATTGCCTCTCCGGAAGTTTACCCCGCCACCGACATTAATCTACCTTAAATCAGTTTGTCGGTGCTCTGGACTTCTCCACTACATTCGAGAATTGGGCCCACGGGCTCAAAACTTCCCCCCTCAGAGTTTaggctttattttattttttaataaaatatcttACTCAACccaactcaacacactattcttcataaaattttattttatttttacttttttctctaatttgataataaattttctca of the Punica granatum isolate Tunisia-2019 chromosome 6, ASM765513v2, whole genome shotgun sequence genome contains:
- the LOC116210414 gene encoding 17.3 kDa class I heat shock protein-like, whose product is MSLIPSWFTGQRSNVFDPFSLDLWDPFKDFPFPNSNSLSTNFRENSAFVNTRIDWKETPEAHVFKADLPGLKKEEVKVEVEDDRVLLISGERNVSKEDKNDTWHRVERSSGKFLRRFRLPDNARMDQVKASMENGVLTVTIPKVEEKKPEVKAIEISG